The following coding sequences lie in one Stigmatopora argus isolate UIUO_Sarg chromosome 5, RoL_Sarg_1.0, whole genome shotgun sequence genomic window:
- the nr2f1a gene encoding nuclear receptor subfamily 2 group F member 1-A has product MAMVVSVWRDPQEDVAGGPPSGPNPAAQPSREQQQTASAAPHTPQTPSQPGPPSTPGTAGDKGSQNSGQSQQHIECVVCGDKSSGKHYGQFTCEGCKSFFKRSVRRNLTYSCRANRNCPIDQHHRNQCQYCRLKKCLKVGMRREAVQRGRMPPTQPNPGQYALTNGDPLNGHCYLSGYISLLLRAEPYPTSRYGSQCMQPNNIMGIENICELAARLLFSAVEWARNIPFFPDLQITDQVSLLRLTWSELFVLNAAQCSMPLHVAPLLAAAGLHASPMSADRVVAFMDHIRIFQEQVEKLKTLHVDSAEYSCLKAIVLFTSDACGLSDAAHIESLQEKSQCALEEYVRSQYPNQPSRFGKLLLRLPSLRTVSSSVIEQLFFVRLVGKTPIETLIRDMLLSGSSFNWPYMSIQ; this is encoded by the exons ATGGCAATGGTAGTTAGCGTGTGGCGAGATCCGCAGGAAGACGTGGCCGGAGGACCCCCGAGCGGCCCCAACCCAGCAGCGCAGCCGTCGAGGGAGCAGCAGCAGACGGCGTCGGCGGCGCCGCACACCCCGCAGACCCCCAGCCAGCCGGGACCGCCATCCACGCCGGGCACGGCCGGGGACAAGGGCAGCCAGAACTCGGGGCAGAGCCAGCAGCACATCGAATGTGTGGTCTGCGGGGACAAATCGAGCGGCAAGCACTACGGCCAATTCACCTGCGAGGGCTGCAAAAGTTTCTTCAAGCGGAGTGTACGCAGGAACTTAACCTACTCATGTCGGGCCAATAGGAACTGTCCCATCGACCAGCACCACCGGAACCAGTGCCAGTACTGCCGTCTCAAGAAGTGCTTAAAAGTGGGCATGCGGCGGGAAg CGGTTCAGCGAGGACGAATGCCGCCAACCCAGCCCAACCCAGGCCAATACGCGCTGACCAACGGGGACCCCCTCAACGGCCATTGCTATCTGTCCGGATACATCTCGTTATTGCTGCGGGCCGAGCCCTACCCCACGTCCCGGTACGGGAGCCAGTGCATGCAGCCCAACAATATCATGGGCATCGAGAACATCTGCGAGCTGGCGGCTCGGTTACTCTTCAGCGCCGTGGAGTGGGCCAGAAACATCCCTTTCTTTCCCGACCTGCAGATCACCGACCAGGTGTCCCTTCTCAGGCTGACGTGGAGCGAGTTGTTTGTGCTTAATGCCGCCCAGTGCTCCATGCCCCTTCATGTGGCCCCTCTACTGGCCGCCGCGGGCTTGCACGCTTCGCCCATGTCGGCGGATCGCGTCGTGGCTTTCATGGACCACATCCGGATCTTCCAGGAGCAAGTGGAGAAGCTCAAAACCTTGCACGTAGACTCGGCAGAGTACAGCTGCCTCAAGGCCATCGTGCTTTTCACATCAG ACGCCTGTGGTCTGTCGGACGCCGCCCACATCGAGAGCCTGCAAGAAAAGTCCCAGTGCGCCCTGGAGGAGTACGTTAGGAGCCAGTACCCAAACCAGCCCAGCCGTTTTGGAAAGCTCCTCCTGCGGCTGCCCTCGCTCCGCACCGTGTCCTCGTCGGTAATCGAGCAGCTCTTCTTCGTCCGCTTGGTAGGTAAAACTCCTATTGAAACGCTCATCAGGGATATGCTATTATCCGGGAGCAGCTTCAACTGGCCTTACATGTCCATCCAATGA